From Girardinichthys multiradiatus isolate DD_20200921_A chromosome 3, DD_fGirMul_XY1, whole genome shotgun sequence, the proteins below share one genomic window:
- the cxcr3.2 gene encoding C-X-C chemokine receptor type 3-2 isoform X2 produces MNSTTTHGYFFTYNTTDDDYYNDYPETREVIARPCNQEDIYSFAKNYSPVVYSMVFVLAVVGNILVLCVIRRYRNSQSGGACAFSLTDTFLLHLAISDLLLAFTLPLFAVQWAHQWVFGKAVCKISGALFSLNRYSGILFLACISFDRYLAIVHAVRSGWKRNTCHAQFVCAVIWVVCLGLSGVDIAFKEVVEMFANDNEKTNVCQVWFTQNADQWQIFRSLCNASRRQKRKSLRLIISLVSVFVFCWAPYNCFQLADSLQKLGVVAGGCQFGRVLDIGILITESVGLSHCALNPLLYGFVGVKFRRELLKMCKEMLGQRGWLGIERLKERKSRKNTGSITSAESENTSYSVMV; encoded by the exons ATGAATTCAACCACAACACATGGATATTTCTTTACT tatAATACGACTGATGATGATTATTACAACGATTATCCAGAAACTCGTGAGGTGATTGCAAGACCATGCAATCAGGAGGACATCTATAGTTTTGCTAAGAACTACTCCCCCGTTGTGTACAGCATGGTGTTTGTCCTGGCTGTTGTTGGCAACATCTTGGTGCTGTGTGTGATCAGACGCTACAGAAACTCTCAGAGCGGTGGAGCCTGTGCCTTCTCTCTGACAGACACCTTCCTCCTTCACCTGGCCATTTCTGACCTCCTGCTGGCCTTCACCCTACCCCTGTTTGCAGTGCAGTGGGCCCACCAGTGGGTGTTTGGCAAAGCAGTGTGCAAGATCTCGGGTGCTCTTTTCTCCTTGAACCGCTACAGCGGCATCCTTTTCCTGGCATGCATCAGTTTCGACCGGTACCTGGCCATTGTTCATGCTGTCAGGTCAGGGTGGAAACGCAACACCTGCCACGCTCAATTTGTATGTGCAGTCATCTGGGTGGTGTGCCTCGGCTTGAGCGGAGTTGACATTGCATTCAAAGAAGTGGTAGAGATGTTCGCTAATGACAACGAGAAGACAAACGTGTGCCAAGTGTGGTTCACTCAGAATGCCGACCAGTGGCAG ATCTTCAGGTCTCTGTGCAATGCTTCTCGTCGTCAAAAGCGCAAGTCTCTCCGTCTCATCATCTCCTTGGTATCTGTGTTTGTCTTCTGCTGGGCTCCGTACAACTGCTTCCAGCTGGCAGACAGCCTGCAGAAGCTGGGTGTGGTGGCTGGGGGCTGCCAGTTTGGCCGTGTGCTGGACATTGGGATTCTGATTACTGAAAGCGTGGGGCTTTCGCACTGTGCCCTGAACCCTCTGCTGTACGGCTTTGTTGGGGTGAAGTTCAGGAGGGAGCTGCTGAAAATGTGCAAAGAGATGCTTGGACAGAGAGGCTGGTTAGGAATTGAAAGGTTGAAGGAGAGAAAATCTAGAAAAAACACAGGGTCAATAACCTCTGCAGAAAGTGAAAATACATCCTACTCTGTCATGGTGTGA
- the cxcr3.2 gene encoding C-X-C chemokine receptor type 3-2 isoform X1: MNSTTTHGYFFTYNTTDDDYYNDYPETREVIARPCNQEDIYSFAKNYSPVVYSMVFVLAVVGNILVLCVIRRYRNSQSGGACAFSLTDTFLLHLAISDLLLAFTLPLFAVQWAHQWVFGKAVCKISGALFSLNRYSGILFLACISFDRYLAIVHAVRSGWKRNTCHAQFVCAVIWVVCLGLSGVDIAFKEVVEMFANDNEKTNVCQVWFTQNADQWQVSLQLISVSLGFGLPLLIMLYCYVQIFRSLCNASRRQKRKSLRLIISLVSVFVFCWAPYNCFQLADSLQKLGVVAGGCQFGRVLDIGILITESVGLSHCALNPLLYGFVGVKFRRELLKMCKEMLGQRGWLGIERLKERKSRKNTGSITSAESENTSYSVMV; this comes from the exons ATGAATTCAACCACAACACATGGATATTTCTTTACT tatAATACGACTGATGATGATTATTACAACGATTATCCAGAAACTCGTGAGGTGATTGCAAGACCATGCAATCAGGAGGACATCTATAGTTTTGCTAAGAACTACTCCCCCGTTGTGTACAGCATGGTGTTTGTCCTGGCTGTTGTTGGCAACATCTTGGTGCTGTGTGTGATCAGACGCTACAGAAACTCTCAGAGCGGTGGAGCCTGTGCCTTCTCTCTGACAGACACCTTCCTCCTTCACCTGGCCATTTCTGACCTCCTGCTGGCCTTCACCCTACCCCTGTTTGCAGTGCAGTGGGCCCACCAGTGGGTGTTTGGCAAAGCAGTGTGCAAGATCTCGGGTGCTCTTTTCTCCTTGAACCGCTACAGCGGCATCCTTTTCCTGGCATGCATCAGTTTCGACCGGTACCTGGCCATTGTTCATGCTGTCAGGTCAGGGTGGAAACGCAACACCTGCCACGCTCAATTTGTATGTGCAGTCATCTGGGTGGTGTGCCTCGGCTTGAGCGGAGTTGACATTGCATTCAAAGAAGTGGTAGAGATGTTCGCTAATGACAACGAGAAGACAAACGTGTGCCAAGTGTGGTTCACTCAGAATGCCGACCAGTGGCAGGTGAGCTTGCAGCTTATCAGCGTGAGTCTGGGTTTTGGTCTTCCCCTGCTCATCATGCTCTACTGCTATGTCCAGATCTTCAGGTCTCTGTGCAATGCTTCTCGTCGTCAAAAGCGCAAGTCTCTCCGTCTCATCATCTCCTTGGTATCTGTGTTTGTCTTCTGCTGGGCTCCGTACAACTGCTTCCAGCTGGCAGACAGCCTGCAGAAGCTGGGTGTGGTGGCTGGGGGCTGCCAGTTTGGCCGTGTGCTGGACATTGGGATTCTGATTACTGAAAGCGTGGGGCTTTCGCACTGTGCCCTGAACCCTCTGCTGTACGGCTTTGTTGGGGTGAAGTTCAGGAGGGAGCTGCTGAAAATGTGCAAAGAGATGCTTGGACAGAGAGGCTGGTTAGGAATTGAAAGGTTGAAGGAGAGAAAATCTAGAAAAAACACAGGGTCAATAACCTCTGCAGAAAGTGAAAATACATCCTACTCTGTCATGGTGTGA